One stretch of Chryseobacterium fluminis DNA includes these proteins:
- a CDS encoding MFS transporter, whose translation MISFTPLQTLQNVEFRNLLTGRFFMVLAFRMLATLLGWWVYQLTKDPFSIGLIGLSEVIPAVSCALYAGHVIDMNEKKRLLLICNYAYVFLIGLLLIPAFLNVEMHFTGHQITYYIYGVIFFTGIARAFIGPIVPSMIPKIVKKENLPNAVTLNQATFLISSVCGHAVGGFLIGYFGVQWTLVVIISLISIASLFFWQLNKQYSEHKKETVNVMESMKEGIAYIFKTKEILGALCLDMFAVLFGGAVAMIPVFATDILKVGAEGFGLLNAASDIGSMCIITILSLVPLRKNQGKILLAVVTGFGLCIIGFGLSRIYWISFMFLVFSGMLDGISVVIRGTIVQLKTPDHIRGRVLSVNSIFIMSSNEMGQFESGLSAKILGVVRSVIFGGSMTVLIALLVGTTNSKLRKMQY comes from the coding sequence ATGATTTCGTTCACCCCGTTACAGACATTGCAAAATGTCGAATTCAGGAATCTTCTTACAGGAAGGTTCTTTATGGTTTTAGCCTTCAGAATGCTTGCTACTTTATTGGGATGGTGGGTATACCAGTTAACAAAAGACCCTTTTTCTATCGGACTTATCGGACTTTCAGAAGTGATTCCTGCAGTAAGCTGCGCCTTATACGCAGGGCATGTTATCGATATGAACGAGAAGAAAAGACTGTTGCTGATCTGCAATTACGCCTATGTATTTCTCATCGGACTGTTGTTAATTCCTGCTTTTCTGAACGTTGAAATGCACTTTACGGGCCACCAGATTACATACTATATTTATGGAGTGATCTTCTTTACCGGAATAGCCAGGGCTTTTATCGGGCCGATTGTACCTTCCATGATTCCGAAGATCGTCAAAAAGGAAAATCTCCCCAATGCAGTTACTTTAAACCAGGCTACTTTTCTTATTTCCTCGGTTTGCGGGCATGCGGTCGGAGGATTTCTGATCGGGTATTTCGGGGTACAGTGGACCCTGGTGGTGATCATATCATTAATATCCATAGCTTCTTTATTTTTCTGGCAACTGAATAAACAGTATTCTGAACACAAAAAAGAGACCGTGAATGTCATGGAGAGTATGAAAGAAGGTATCGCCTATATTTTTAAGACCAAAGAAATACTGGGAGCCTTGTGTCTGGACATGTTCGCGGTTTTATTCGGAGGGGCAGTGGCCATGATTCCGGTGTTTGCCACTGACATTTTAAAAGTGGGCGCTGAAGGTTTCGGCTTACTGAACGCTGCGTCAGACATTGGGTCGATGTGCATTATTACCATTCTATCTCTGGTTCCGCTGAGAAAAAATCAGGGTAAAATATTACTGGCCGTGGTTACCGGATTCGGACTTTGCATCATCGGATTCGGACTGTCGAGAATCTACTGGATTTCTTTCATGTTCCTGGTGTTTAGTGGTATGCTCGATGGCATTTCGGTGGTCATCAGAGGAACCATTGTACAGCTGAAGACTCCGGATCATATCCGAGGCCGGGTTTTAAGTGTAAATTCTATTTTCATCATGTCCAGTAACGAGATGGGACAGTTTGAGAGCGGACTGAGTGCCAAGATTTTAGGAGTCGTCCGTTCCGTTATTTTCGGGGGAAGCATGACCGTGCTTATCGCATTATTGGTAGGAACTACAAATTCTAAATTAAGAAAAATGCAATATTAG
- a CDS encoding GH3 auxin-responsive promoter family protein, with protein MLNFLKKKAALIWAKKHVQKAEEFKKNSEKNQEELLFALVNTAQKTLFGREHDFENIRTVKDFQDRVKVSDYEDLKPYIEKVKKGQANILWTSTPEYFAKTSGTTSGAKYIPISKEGMPYQIKGAQSALFHYIAKKQNADFVNGKMIFLQGSPELEEVFGIKTGRLSGIVAHHIPNYLQKNRLPSWETNMMDDWEAKVDKIVEETENENMTLISGIPPWLIMYFEKLTEKHGKKIKQIFPDLQLIVTGGVNYEPYRDKMEELLGGKVDIVQTFPASEGFFAFQDDYTREGLLLLTNHGIFYEFIPLEDYGRPDARRLTLKDVELNKDYALILTTNSGLWAYSIGDVVRFTDKTPYRILVSGRTKHFTSAFGEHVIAFEVEEAMKSTVEKYPAQITEFHLAPQVNPDEGLPYHEWFIEFEKEPENLNVFKSELDDQLRKRNTYYDDLITGSILQKLHLTVLKKGAFHEYAKSQGKLGGQNKTPRLANDRKIADLLEIYKK; from the coding sequence TTCAAGAAAAATTCTGAGAAGAACCAAGAAGAACTGTTGTTTGCTCTGGTAAATACAGCTCAGAAAACCCTTTTTGGAAGAGAGCATGATTTTGAGAATATCAGAACCGTAAAAGATTTTCAGGACAGGGTAAAAGTTTCCGATTATGAGGACCTGAAGCCTTATATTGAAAAAGTAAAAAAAGGACAGGCCAATATTCTGTGGACCTCGACACCGGAGTATTTTGCCAAAACATCAGGAACCACTTCAGGCGCAAAATATATTCCGATCTCCAAAGAAGGAATGCCTTACCAGATCAAAGGAGCTCAAAGTGCCCTTTTCCATTATATTGCCAAAAAACAAAATGCAGATTTTGTAAACGGGAAGATGATCTTTTTACAGGGAAGTCCGGAGCTGGAGGAGGTTTTCGGCATCAAAACAGGAAGACTCTCCGGAATCGTAGCGCACCATATCCCCAATTATCTGCAGAAAAACCGTCTTCCCAGCTGGGAAACCAATATGATGGATGACTGGGAGGCCAAGGTAGATAAAATAGTGGAAGAAACTGAAAACGAAAACATGACTTTGATTTCGGGAATTCCACCGTGGCTCATCATGTATTTTGAGAAGCTGACTGAGAAACACGGCAAAAAAATAAAGCAGATATTTCCCGATCTTCAGCTTATTGTAACCGGAGGCGTCAATTACGAACCTTACCGCGATAAAATGGAAGAACTTCTGGGTGGGAAAGTGGATATCGTGCAGACTTTTCCTGCTTCCGAGGGCTTTTTTGCCTTTCAGGACGACTACACCAGAGAAGGTCTTCTGCTTCTTACCAATCACGGCATTTTTTACGAATTTATTCCATTGGAAGATTATGGCAGGCCTGATGCCAGAAGACTGACCTTGAAAGATGTTGAACTGAATAAAGATTATGCTTTGATCTTAACGACAAATTCAGGGTTATGGGCTTATTCTATCGGGGATGTTGTCAGGTTTACCGATAAGACACCCTACCGGATTCTGGTGAGTGGACGGACCAAACATTTTACTTCTGCTTTTGGCGAGCACGTTATCGCTTTCGAAGTGGAAGAAGCTATGAAATCTACTGTGGAAAAATATCCCGCCCAGATTACAGAATTCCACCTTGCACCGCAGGTAAATCCTGATGAAGGACTTCCCTATCATGAATGGTTCATCGAGTTCGAAAAGGAACCTGAAAATTTAAATGTATTTAAAAGCGAACTTGACGATCAGCTCAGAAAACGAAATACGTATTACGATGATCTGATAACCGGCAGTATTCTTCAAAAGCTTCATCTTACCGTATTGAAAAAAGGGGCCTTTCATGAATATGCAAAATCCCAGGGTAAGCTCGGGGGACAAAACAAAACACCGCGACTGGCCAATGACAGAAAAATTGCCGATTTGTTGGAAATTTACAAAAAATAA